From the genome of Streptomyces sp. V1I1, one region includes:
- a CDS encoding DUF6158 family protein: MSEFENPGQGIDPTRLDDHDLLRELETIHRSRHDTLLHGSPAALNAHNIRMAQLEGEYLRRHPERPVSPGRTRAGARAREE; the protein is encoded by the coding sequence ATGTCAGAGTTTGAAAACCCGGGTCAAGGAATCGACCCGACCCGTCTCGACGATCATGATTTGCTGCGCGAGCTCGAAACCATCCACCGGAGTCGGCACGACACGTTGCTGCACGGTTCGCCCGCCGCGCTCAATGCCCACAACATCCGGATGGCCCAGTTGGAGGGCGAGTATCTGCGCCGTCATCCGGAGCGTCCGGTGTCGCCGGGCAGGACGCGGGCCGGTGCCCGCGCCCGGGAGGAGTGA